One Methanofervidicoccus abyssi genomic window, TTGTATACTCAGGGTTTAAAATGGCTGTAGCTGGTTTGTTAGTTGCCCTGATAAGTTTTGTAATTGAACATATGCTATAGTGGAAGTATGAGAAGTAGGGAGTTATTTAAGAGACTTAAGAGGATGGCTAAGGATTTCAGTATCCAGGATCTTATGAATGTAAGGGTATTCTTAGAAGAGGATATGAAGTATCTACCAGAAGGTTATAAGGAACAATATCTTAGAAATCAGATTATGTACTTTATAAATACGTTGAAAGAAATAAAGGAGAAGAAGGAAAGTAATATCAAAGATTATCCCATAAATGAGGGAAAATTAAGGACTCTC contains:
- a CDS encoding DUF2115 domain-containing protein, giving the protein MRSRELFKRLKRMAKDFSIQDLMNVRVFLEEDMKYLPEGYKEQYLRNQIMYFINTLKEIKEKKESNIKDYPINEGKLRTLLGRIEGFKRGVKGEDSFIKLSKIVVPYLVFIDKKPLHPVGTKFPGGLYIVKREDKYYCPIKNRQNNEYSLCEFCVCEGL